A DNA window from Geoalkalibacter sp. contains the following coding sequences:
- the uvrA gene encoding excinuclease ABC subunit UvrA, with amino-acid sequence MTKHIRIRGAREHNLKNLDVDIPREQLVVITGVSGSGKSTLAFDTIYAEGQRRYVESLSAYARQFLEQMQKPDVESIDGLSPAIAIEQKTTAKNPRSTVGTVTEIYDYLRLLFARAGTAHCPGCGREIAAQTVQQMVDQILAWPEKTRLLLLAPLVRGRKGEFRKELKQLLAEGFVRIRIDGQMHELSDLPALDKNKPHTLEVVVDRLVVKEGIATRLADSLETALKLADGLARVEMVGEMAEPVGARHAAPLPSPLLFSARHACIACGLSLPEITPRMFSFNNPHGACSECAGLGTRTYFDPELVVPNPERSLREGAIAPWENRSGVYYQQLLEALADHFSFSVDTPFSQLPEKLRQVLLHGSGTEPVRFFFDQGGRRHFYDKPFEGVIPHLQRRYQESDAEGTREALERFMNRMPCPSCRGARLRPEALCVTLGGKNIREVCALSITAALDFFTALELAPQKAEIARRVLKEISERLTFLAHVGLDYLTLERGAATLSGGEGQRIRLATQIGAALSGVLYILDEPSIGLHQRDNRRLLDTLKKLRDLGNSVLVVEHDEETIREADYVLDLGPGAGVHGGEIVAAGPPADILAHPASLTGRYLRGDLRIPLPIRRRSSARFLDIRGACANNLRDLDVRIPLGVFTCVTGVSGSGKSTLIIDTLLRALEQRLSRGKEKAGKVRELIGLEHLDKVIDIDQSPIGRTPRSNPATYTGLFNDIRELFAQLSEAKVRGYKAGRFSFNVKGGRCEACQGDGILKIEMHFLPDVYVTCEVCRGARYDRETLEIRYKGKNIADVLDLTVNQAAAFLENIPRLRAKLDTLREVGLGYLKLGQSATTLSGGEAQRVKLARELSRRATGRTIYILDEPTTGLHFADIQKLLDVLQRLVDAGNTVLVIEHNLDVVKSADYLIDLGPEGGDGGGELIACGTPEEVARVSRSHTGRYLRPYLDL; translated from the coding sequence ATGACCAAGCACATCCGCATTCGCGGCGCGCGCGAACACAACCTCAAAAACCTCGACGTCGATATTCCCCGCGAACAATTGGTTGTCATCACCGGCGTGTCGGGCTCGGGCAAATCGACCCTGGCCTTCGACACCATCTACGCCGAGGGGCAGCGCCGCTACGTCGAAAGCCTCTCGGCCTACGCCCGCCAGTTTCTCGAACAGATGCAAAAGCCCGATGTGGAGAGCATCGACGGGCTGTCCCCGGCCATCGCCATCGAGCAGAAAACCACCGCGAAAAACCCGCGCTCCACGGTGGGCACGGTCACGGAAATTTACGATTACCTGCGCCTGCTCTTCGCCCGCGCCGGGACCGCCCACTGCCCGGGCTGCGGCCGGGAGATCGCCGCGCAGACCGTGCAGCAGATGGTCGACCAGATTCTCGCCTGGCCGGAGAAGACCCGCCTGCTGCTCCTCGCACCCTTGGTGCGCGGACGCAAGGGCGAATTCCGCAAGGAGCTCAAGCAGCTGCTCGCCGAGGGCTTCGTGCGCATCCGCATCGATGGGCAAATGCACGAGCTGAGCGATTTACCGGCCCTCGACAAGAACAAGCCGCACACCCTGGAGGTGGTGGTCGATCGCCTGGTGGTCAAGGAGGGCATCGCCACGCGTCTGGCCGACTCCCTGGAAACGGCCCTGAAGCTGGCCGACGGCCTGGCGCGGGTGGAGATGGTCGGAGAGATGGCGGAACCCGTGGGGGCGCGGCATGCAGCGCCCCTACCGTCGCCCCTTCTGTTCTCGGCGCGCCATGCCTGCATCGCGTGCGGCCTCTCCTTGCCCGAGATCACGCCGCGCATGTTTTCCTTCAACAATCCCCACGGCGCCTGCTCCGAGTGCGCCGGTCTGGGCACCCGCACCTATTTCGACCCGGAGTTGGTGGTGCCCAATCCCGAACGCTCCCTGCGCGAAGGGGCCATCGCGCCTTGGGAGAATCGCAGCGGCGTCTATTATCAGCAGCTGCTCGAAGCCCTCGCCGACCACTTTTCCTTCTCCGTCGATACTCCTTTTTCCCAACTCCCGGAAAAGCTGCGCCAGGTGCTGCTGCACGGCTCGGGCACGGAGCCGGTACGTTTTTTCTTCGACCAGGGCGGCCGCCGTCATTTCTACGACAAACCCTTCGAAGGCGTGATCCCGCATCTGCAACGCCGCTACCAGGAAAGCGATGCCGAAGGCACGCGCGAGGCTCTGGAGCGCTTCATGAACCGCATGCCCTGTCCGAGCTGCCGAGGGGCGCGCCTGCGTCCCGAAGCCCTGTGCGTGACCCTGGGCGGCAAGAACATTCGCGAGGTGTGCGCCCTCTCCATCACGGCGGCGCTGGACTTTTTCACGGCCCTGGAGCTGGCGCCGCAGAAGGCCGAAATCGCCCGGCGCGTACTCAAGGAAATCAGCGAGCGTCTCACTTTTCTCGCTCATGTCGGCCTGGATTATCTCACCCTGGAACGCGGCGCCGCCACCCTCTCCGGCGGCGAAGGCCAGCGCATCCGCCTGGCCACCCAGATCGGCGCGGCCTTGAGCGGCGTGCTCTACATTCTCGATGAACCAAGCATCGGCCTGCACCAGCGCGACAACCGCCGGCTGCTCGACACCCTGAAAAAACTGCGCGACCTCGGCAATTCGGTGCTGGTGGTCGAACACGACGAGGAGACCATTCGCGAAGCCGACTACGTTCTCGATCTGGGTCCCGGGGCCGGGGTGCACGGCGGCGAGATCGTCGCCGCGGGCCCTCCCGCGGACATCCTCGCCCACCCCGCCTCCCTCACCGGGCGCTACCTGCGCGGCGATCTGCGCATCCCCCTGCCGATCAGGCGCCGGTCCAGCGCGCGGTTTCTCGACATCCGGGGCGCCTGCGCCAACAACCTGCGTGACCTCGACGTGCGCATCCCCCTGGGCGTCTTTACCTGCGTCACCGGTGTGTCGGGCTCGGGCAAATCCACCCTGATCATCGACACCCTGCTGCGCGCCCTGGAGCAGCGTCTCTCCCGCGGCAAGGAAAAAGCCGGCAAGGTCAGGGAACTCATCGGCCTGGAACATCTCGACAAGGTCATCGACATCGACCAGTCGCCCATCGGCCGCACGCCGCGCAGCAACCCCGCCACCTACACCGGGCTGTTCAACGACATCCGCGAGCTCTTCGCCCAGTTGTCCGAGGCCAAGGTGCGCGGCTACAAGGCGGGACGCTTTTCCTTCAACGTCAAGGGCGGACGCTGCGAAGCCTGCCAGGGCGACGGCATCCTCAAGATCGAGATGCACTTTCTGCCCGATGTCTACGTCACTTGCGAGGTGTGCCGCGGCGCGCGCTACGACCGCGAAACCCTGGAGATCCGCTACAAAGGCAAAAACATCGCCGACGTCCTCGACCTGACGGTAAATCAGGCGGCCGCTTTTCTCGAAAACATCCCGCGGCTGCGCGCCAAGCTCGACACCCTGCGCGAGGTGGGCCTGGGCTATCTCAAGCTCGGTCAGAGCGCCACCACCCTCTCGGGCGGCGAGGCGCAGCGCGTCAAGCTGGCCAGGGAACTGAGCCGCCGCGCCACCGGGCGCACCATCTACATCCTCGACGAACCCACCACGGGGCTACATTTCGCCGACATCCAGAAACTGCTCGACGTTTTGCAGCGCCTGGTCGATGCCGGCAACACGGTGCTGGTCATCGAACACAACCTCGACGTCGTCAAAAGCGCCGATTATCTCATCGATCTCGGCCCCGAAGGCGGCGATGGCGGCGGTGAACTCATCGCCTGCGGCACTCCGGAAGAGGTGGCGCGCGTCAGCCGCTCGCACACCGGACGTTACCTGCGTCCCTACCTGGATCTCTAG
- a CDS encoding phosphoglucomutase/phosphomannomutase family protein, translated as MSGPHFGTDGWRGVIARDFTFARVSEVTRAILSYLDEEHLSGRALVVGYDRRFQSEAFAREVAQTAAARGYEVCLADRFLPSPAVSWAVRDQNAAAGIIVTASHNPPQYSGLKLKEQFGGSARPAVTARIERLLQKPVETLAARPCGRIRLFDGLSGYRRHLEQCLDPLNLRRARQRLTLDVMHGAAAGILAPLLNELGYQALELRGDENPAFDGHAPNPSVEHLGLLRGLVQRGEATLGLAVDGDGDRLAAIDETGGYCGPQMLFPLLLRHLVEARGGRGRVIKSVSTTHLIDRICRAHGLPLSETAIGFKHACQAILDDDVLMAGEESGAPGIPRHLPDRDAQLAALLLLEALGAAGCTLSALREDLQSRFGPLHYRQSCLSLPVMHCADMQRRIAALAPHRLGGLRVLAVNRVDGVKWLLDGDAWLLLRVSGTEPLLRLYAEAPEAALAEELIACGKTLIASAP; from the coding sequence ATGAGCGGTCCGCATTTCGGCACCGACGGCTGGCGCGGCGTCATCGCGCGCGATTTCACCTTCGCCCGGGTTTCCGAGGTCACCCGGGCGATCCTGAGCTATCTCGACGAGGAACACCTGAGTGGGCGTGCCCTGGTGGTCGGCTATGATCGGCGCTTCCAGTCCGAGGCCTTCGCCCGCGAAGTGGCGCAAACCGCCGCCGCGCGCGGCTATGAGGTCTGCCTGGCGGATCGCTTCCTGCCCAGCCCTGCGGTATCCTGGGCGGTGCGCGACCAAAACGCCGCCGCCGGCATCATCGTCACCGCCTCGCACAACCCGCCCCAATACAGCGGCCTCAAGCTCAAGGAGCAGTTCGGCGGCAGCGCCCGCCCGGCGGTGACGGCACGCATCGAACGCCTGCTCCAGAAGCCCGTCGAGACGCTTGCCGCGCGGCCATGCGGCCGCATCCGCCTCTTCGACGGCCTGAGCGGCTATCGTCGCCACCTCGAGCAGTGCCTTGACCCGCTGAATCTGCGGCGCGCGCGCCAGCGCCTGACCCTCGACGTCATGCACGGCGCCGCCGCCGGCATTCTCGCGCCGCTGCTCAACGAGCTGGGTTATCAGGCCCTGGAACTGCGCGGCGACGAGAACCCCGCCTTCGACGGCCACGCCCCCAACCCCAGCGTCGAGCATCTCGGCTTGCTCCGCGGCCTCGTGCAGCGCGGTGAAGCGACCCTCGGCCTGGCCGTCGACGGTGACGGCGATCGGCTCGCCGCTATCGACGAAACCGGCGGTTACTGCGGTCCGCAGATGCTCTTTCCCCTGCTGCTGCGCCATCTGGTCGAGGCGCGCGGGGGACGCGGGCGCGTGATCAAATCCGTCTCCACCACTCACCTGATCGATCGCATCTGCCGCGCCCACGGGCTGCCCCTGAGCGAGACCGCCATCGGGTTCAAGCATGCCTGTCAGGCGATTCTCGATGACGACGTGCTCATGGCCGGCGAGGAAAGCGGCGCACCGGGCATCCCCCGCCATCTGCCCGACCGCGACGCCCAGCTCGCCGCGCTGCTGCTGCTCGAAGCCCTGGGCGCGGCCGGGTGTACCCTGAGCGCCCTGCGCGAGGATCTGCAATCGCGCTTCGGCCCCCTGCACTACCGCCAGAGCTGCCTGAGTCTGCCCGTCATGCACTGCGCCGACATGCAGCGCCGCATCGCCGCCCTTGCTCCGCACCGCCTGGGGGGCCTGCGCGTTCTCGCCGTCAACCGTGTCGACGGCGTCAAGTGGCTGCTCGACGGCGATGCCTGGCTGCTGCTGCGCGTCTCGGGCACCGAGCCCCTGCTTCGCCTTTACGCCGAGGCGCCCGAGGCCGCCCTGGCCGAGGAGCTGATCGCCTGCGGCAAAACGCTCATCGCCTCTGCCCCATGA
- the pdxA gene encoding 4-hydroxythreonine-4-phosphate dehydrogenase PdxA, with the protein MTRPLLITQGDPTGVGPEIIIKALLDGAFADLTRPLVVCGDLGVLQRAARVFGRSCEVTAGDGLASHRLRLGGRELGVAALSRLDAARLRHGAPDAACGRAMLDYIEWACARCLTGEAAGMITAPINKAAIHAAGCDFPGHTELLAARCGVDQVVMMLAGARLRVALVTTHLALREVPCVLTSEAILRTLRITHGDLQRYFGLPRPRLAVLALNPHAGEQGLFGDEEQRLIAPAIAAAQAEGISADGPHSADTLFYFAVQGSHDAVICMYHDQGLIPLKLLHFEDAVNLTLGLPIVRTSVDHGTAYDLAGSGRAGYASLVAAVRLAEKMAECRP; encoded by the coding sequence ATGACGCGACCCCTGCTCATCACCCAGGGCGATCCCACCGGAGTCGGCCCGGAAATCATCATCAAGGCTTTGCTCGACGGGGCCTTCGCGGACTTGACTCGTCCCCTGGTGGTCTGCGGCGACCTCGGGGTGCTGCAACGCGCCGCCCGGGTGTTCGGCCGCTCCTGCGAGGTCACGGCCGGAGACGGTCTGGCGAGCCACCGTTTGCGCCTGGGCGGGCGTGAGCTGGGCGTTGCGGCTCTCTCCCGGCTCGATGCCGCGCGCCTACGCCACGGCGCGCCGGATGCCGCCTGCGGTCGCGCCATGCTCGACTACATCGAGTGGGCGTGCGCCCGCTGCCTGACCGGAGAGGCCGCCGGAATGATCACCGCGCCCATCAACAAGGCGGCGATTCACGCCGCCGGATGTGATTTCCCCGGCCATACCGAACTGCTCGCGGCGCGCTGCGGGGTTGATCAGGTGGTCATGATGCTGGCCGGCGCGCGCCTGCGGGTGGCGCTGGTCACCACCCACCTGGCCCTGCGCGAGGTGCCTTGCGTGCTCACCAGCGAAGCCATTCTGCGCACCCTGCGCATCACCCATGGCGACCTGCAACGCTATTTCGGCCTGCCTCGCCCGCGCCTCGCGGTGCTCGCCCTCAATCCCCATGCCGGTGAACAGGGTCTGTTCGGCGATGAAGAGCAACGCCTTATCGCCCCGGCCATCGCCGCCGCCCAAGCCGAGGGCATCTCCGCCGACGGGCCGCACAGCGCCGACACGCTCTTTTACTTCGCCGTGCAGGGCAGCCATGACGCGGTGATCTGCATGTACCACGACCAGGGCCTGATTCCCTTGAAGCTCTTGCACTTCGAGGATGCCGTCAACCTCACCCTGGGCCTGCCCATCGTGCGCACCTCCGTCGATCACGGCACCGCCTACGACCTCGCCGGAAGCGGCCGCGCCGGCTACGCCAGCCTGGTCGCCGCCGTGCGCCTGGCGGAAAAGATGGCGGAGTGCCGGCCATGA
- a CDS encoding SurA N-terminal domain-containing protein: MIPMKTILRLLLIILLLGAAPAGAAQVLSKIAAVVNEDIITTYQLEKELATLLATEARGRNLPAAEYTKLRREVLDRLIEEALVMQRVRNLGLAVSDAELDEAIADVLRQNQISREQLQQAVSAQGLSFEDYRERLRRQILRFKLIGHEVQSKVEVSTQDVRDYFRDHIDEYRGDPTVTLSYMVFAIPSDAKLTNTQVQALRERAREALALLRQGDDFYSTLFIYATDPGVQGGNLGTFTEEELSSSFARAIAGLEDGQITDLIENPEGFYILKLESRNPGPIRQFDTVKEDIRQQLLEQQRETRFREWSAGLKKDAFIDIRI; this comes from the coding sequence ATGATCCCTATGAAAACGATTCTGCGCCTGCTGCTCATCATCCTGCTGCTGGGCGCCGCGCCGGCCGGCGCGGCCCAGGTGCTCAGCAAGATCGCCGCGGTGGTCAACGAAGACATCATCACCACCTATCAGCTCGAAAAGGAACTCGCAACCCTGCTGGCCACCGAGGCGCGCGGCCGCAATCTGCCGGCCGCCGAGTACACCAAGCTGCGCCGCGAGGTGCTCGATCGCCTCATCGAGGAGGCCCTGGTCATGCAGCGCGTGCGCAATCTCGGCCTGGCGGTGAGCGACGCCGAGCTCGACGAGGCCATCGCCGACGTGCTGCGCCAGAACCAGATCAGTCGCGAGCAGCTGCAACAGGCGGTGAGCGCCCAGGGCCTGAGCTTTGAGGATTACCGCGAACGCCTGCGCCGGCAGATCCTGCGCTTCAAGCTCATCGGCCACGAGGTGCAGAGCAAGGTCGAGGTCAGCACCCAGGACGTGCGCGACTATTTCCGCGACCACATCGACGAATATCGCGGCGATCCGACGGTCACCCTTTCCTATATGGTGTTTGCCATCCCCTCCGATGCGAAGCTGACCAACACCCAGGTGCAAGCCCTGCGCGAGCGGGCGCGCGAGGCCCTGGCCCTGCTGCGCCAGGGCGACGACTTCTACTCGACCCTGTTCATCTACGCCACCGACCCCGGCGTGCAGGGCGGCAATCTCGGCACCTTCACCGAGGAGGAACTGAGCAGTTCCTTCGCCCGCGCCATCGCCGGCCTGGAAGACGGCCAGATCACCGATCTCATCGAAAACCCGGAAGGCTTCTACATCCTCAAGCTCGAGTCGCGCAATCCCGGCCCCATCCGCCAGTTCGACACGGTCAAGGAGGACATCCGCCAGCAGTTGCTCGAGCAACAGCGCGAGACGCGCTTTCGCGAGTGGAGCGCCGGGCTGAAAAAGGATGCCTTCATCGACATCCGCATCTGA
- a CDS encoding peptidylprolyl isomerase: protein MSRLLALLAALTLLAGAAGCRERSPDAASAPVLLQINGLSITLDEFNRRFEQTLPLDNTLGQDEKDELKRAFLRQVIDRELTLAEARRLELTVSPEEVEAALAEYRRDYPDDEFDKLLQAQGISLAQWRAELAERLLMEKVLNQAVYASIEISEEQISAYYQAHRDEFDRPAQVRARQIVLDSEDQGREVLAQLRKGASFAEMAELFSLSPDAENGGDLGYFPRGEMPPEFDAVVFNLPVGELSDLVKSDYGFHIFLVEDRREARSLSQAEAAAEIEALLRRAEEERAYQDWLMELGAKARIDVNWQLL, encoded by the coding sequence ATGTCCCGGCTTCTTGCCCTGCTTGCCGCGCTGACCCTACTGGCGGGCGCTGCGGGTTGCCGCGAACGCTCACCCGATGCCGCATCGGCGCCGGTACTGCTCCAGATCAACGGGCTCAGCATCACCCTCGATGAGTTCAACCGCCGCTTCGAGCAAACCCTGCCCCTCGACAACACCCTCGGTCAGGACGAAAAAGACGAGCTCAAACGCGCCTTTCTGCGCCAGGTCATCGACCGCGAGCTGACCCTGGCCGAGGCGCGCCGCCTGGAACTGACCGTCAGCCCCGAGGAAGTCGAAGCGGCCCTTGCCGAGTACCGCCGCGATTACCCCGACGATGAATTCGACAAACTTCTCCAGGCCCAGGGCATCAGCCTTGCCCAGTGGCGCGCCGAGCTCGCGGAGCGCCTGCTCATGGAAAAAGTCCTGAACCAGGCGGTCTATGCCTCCATCGAGATTTCCGAGGAGCAGATCAGCGCCTACTACCAGGCCCATCGCGACGAGTTCGACCGTCCCGCCCAGGTGCGCGCGCGCCAGATCGTCCTCGACAGCGAGGACCAGGGCCGCGAGGTTCTCGCCCAATTGCGCAAGGGGGCGTCCTTTGCCGAGATGGCCGAGTTGTTCTCCCTTTCGCCGGACGCCGAGAACGGCGGCGACCTGGGCTACTTTCCCCGAGGGGAAATGCCGCCCGAGTTCGACGCCGTCGTGTTCAACCTGCCCGTCGGCGAGCTCAGCGATCTGGTGAAGAGCGATTACGGGTTCCATATCTTTCTGGTCGAGGACCGGCGCGAAGCCCGCAGCCTCTCCCAGGCCGAAGCCGCCGCCGAAATCGAGGCGCTGCTGCGCCGCGCCGAGGAGGAGCGGGCCTACCAGGACTGGCTCATGGAGCTGGGGGCCAAGGCGCGCATCGACGTCAACTGGCAACTGCTCTAG
- the mfd gene encoding transcription-repair coupling factor, with protein sequence MDHTPEATDIAHATAHALSRQLQGGARHVEAHGLTGSAGAWLLAALLRESAQPLFILTADQKSAEQLAGDLAFYWGRPEQIWHFPQWEVSPFEPLSPHPEVEARRIATLLALLEGRARAVVLPVRAAMQRLIPRPILAELSLRLIAEEEYERGALLARLAELGYQAVPLCEDRGTFSVRGDILDLFPPTREEPARVEFFGDFIERMRAYDAASQRTRDEDIAELSVLPARELVLAGRHWDTFARNFKERCDALDIPRPRREQMLETLREGLLPPGSHFLLPFNYPGLETFFDYAGEGRWVLIDPAAVEQEADLFAAETLTGASRAAAKAEPYPPREALYLSAADLENQLRGRPRLDFCSLQLYRLEEDRPRCCFQSFGNGDLRAALRQDGAGLQPLVARLTEWDRLGWKVLLVCHQRGQAERLRDLLADHGLTLPFDPGAGFAAARAGEARILLGELSAGLRLPEERLAVVTEEEVFGPRVRRRGRSEARARAMLSTLAELREGDFIVHADHGIGIYRGLRHLELNQIEGDFLHLEYSGGDKLYLPVDRIEKVQKYVAAEGHAPRLDKMGGQGWEKARLRARAAAEELARELLRIYARREMADAFAFSPPDRLYREFEAAFPYEETPDQQQAIDEVLADMAKERPMDRIVCGDVGYGKTEVAIRAAFKAVEDGKQVALLVPTTVLARQHWQTFRERLADYPMTVEMVSRFRSPAEVREVLERAAAGKVDILIGTHRLIQRDVKFKDLGLLIIDEEQRFGVSHKEKLKKLRAAVDVLTLTATPIPRTLHMSLAGLRDLSVIDTPPVDRLAVRTYVTRFDDDVIRDAILRELRRGGQVFFVHNRVQNIDAMAEFVQTLVPEAKVAVGHGQMSEKQLEEVMIGFIEGKSNVLVCSTIIENGLDIPRANTILINRADCFGLAQLYQLRGRVGRSRHRAYAYLLIPGEATLTREARERLRILQELSDLGAGFRIASHDLELRGAGDLLGANQSGQIAAIGFEMYTELLEETIAELQGQAREEKIDPDIRLGLSAFLPEKYMPDPNQRLVFYKKLAAAEDDETLYAVADELRDRYGELPAPAQLLLEVMKLRVLMKRLRVESAEYTGRHLLLGFQATTPVPPEKILACLQKPGGNYRFTPDYRLSIDLGRMAREEVLDVAKKELQGFCQL encoded by the coding sequence ATGGACCACACCCCGGAAGCAACGGACATCGCCCACGCCACGGCCCACGCCCTCAGCCGACAGTTGCAGGGCGGCGCGCGTCATGTCGAGGCCCACGGCCTCACCGGCTCGGCGGGCGCCTGGTTGCTCGCCGCCTTGTTGCGCGAGAGCGCGCAGCCCCTGTTCATCCTCACCGCCGACCAGAAAAGCGCCGAGCAGCTGGCCGGCGACCTGGCCTTCTACTGGGGGCGCCCGGAACAGATCTGGCATTTCCCTCAGTGGGAAGTTTCACCCTTTGAACCCCTCTCGCCCCATCCCGAGGTGGAAGCGCGCCGCATCGCCACCCTCCTCGCCCTGCTCGAAGGACGCGCCCGGGCGGTGGTGCTGCCGGTGCGCGCAGCCATGCAGCGCCTCATTCCCCGGCCGATTCTCGCCGAACTGAGCCTGCGCCTGATCGCCGAGGAGGAATACGAGCGAGGCGCCCTGCTCGCGCGCCTCGCGGAGCTCGGCTACCAGGCCGTGCCGCTGTGCGAGGATCGCGGCACCTTCAGCGTGCGCGGCGACATCCTCGATCTCTTCCCGCCGACCCGCGAGGAGCCGGCGCGGGTGGAATTCTTCGGTGATTTCATCGAGCGCATGCGCGCTTACGATGCGGCCAGTCAGCGCACCCGCGACGAGGACATCGCCGAGCTCAGCGTGCTGCCCGCGCGCGAGTTGGTGCTCGCCGGCCGCCACTGGGACACCTTCGCGCGCAACTTCAAGGAACGCTGCGACGCCCTCGACATCCCCCGCCCGCGCCGCGAGCAGATGCTGGAGACCCTGCGCGAGGGCCTGCTGCCGCCGGGCAGCCACTTTCTGCTGCCCTTCAACTATCCGGGGCTGGAAACCTTCTTCGACTATGCCGGCGAGGGTCGCTGGGTGCTCATCGATCCGGCCGCGGTGGAGCAGGAGGCCGACCTGTTCGCCGCCGAAACGCTCACCGGCGCGTCGCGCGCCGCCGCCAAGGCCGAACCCTATCCCCCCCGCGAGGCCCTCTACCTCAGCGCCGCCGATCTGGAAAACCAGCTGCGCGGCCGGCCGCGCCTGGATTTTTGCAGCCTGCAGCTTTATCGTCTGGAGGAGGATCGCCCGCGCTGCTGCTTCCAGTCCTTCGGCAACGGCGATTTGCGCGCCGCCCTGCGCCAGGACGGCGCCGGCCTCCAGCCCCTGGTCGCGCGACTGACCGAATGGGATCGGCTGGGGTGGAAGGTGCTGCTGGTCTGCCACCAGCGCGGCCAGGCCGAGCGCCTGCGCGACCTGCTCGCCGACCACGGCCTCACCCTGCCCTTCGACCCTGGCGCGGGTTTTGCCGCCGCGCGGGCCGGTGAAGCACGGATCCTGCTCGGAGAACTCTCCGCCGGCCTGCGCCTGCCCGAGGAACGCCTCGCCGTGGTCACCGAGGAAGAGGTGTTCGGCCCGCGCGTGCGCCGCCGGGGCCGTAGCGAAGCACGCGCCCGCGCCATGCTCTCGACCCTCGCCGAGCTGCGCGAGGGTGACTTCATCGTGCACGCCGACCACGGCATCGGCATCTACCGCGGCCTGCGCCATCTGGAGCTCAACCAGATCGAGGGCGATTTCCTGCATCTCGAATACTCAGGCGGCGACAAGCTCTACCTGCCCGTCGACCGCATCGAGAAGGTGCAAAAATATGTGGCCGCCGAAGGTCATGCGCCGCGCCTCGACAAGATGGGCGGCCAGGGCTGGGAGAAGGCGCGCCTGCGGGCGCGCGCCGCCGCCGAGGAATTGGCGCGCGAGCTGCTGCGGATCTACGCGCGGCGCGAGATGGCCGACGCCTTTGCGTTCTCGCCCCCCGACCGCCTCTACCGCGAATTCGAGGCGGCCTTTCCCTACGAGGAAACCCCCGACCAGCAGCAGGCCATCGACGAAGTGCTCGCCGATATGGCGAAGGAGCGGCCCATGGATCGCATCGTCTGCGGCGATGTCGGCTACGGCAAGACCGAGGTGGCGATCCGCGCCGCCTTCAAGGCCGTGGAGGACGGCAAGCAGGTGGCGCTGCTGGTACCCACCACGGTGCTTGCCCGCCAGCACTGGCAGACCTTTCGCGAACGGCTCGCCGATTACCCCATGACGGTGGAGATGGTGTCGCGCTTTCGCAGCCCCGCCGAGGTGCGCGAGGTGCTCGAGCGCGCGGCCGCGGGCAAGGTCGACATCCTCATCGGCACCCACCGCCTCATCCAGCGCGACGTTAAATTCAAGGATCTGGGTCTGCTGATCATCGACGAGGAGCAGCGCTTCGGCGTCAGCCACAAGGAAAAGCTCAAGAAGCTGCGCGCCGCGGTCGACGTGCTGACCCTCACCGCCACCCCCATCCCGCGCACCTTGCACATGAGCCTTGCCGGGCTGCGCGATCTCTCGGTGATCGACACCCCGCCGGTGGATCGCCTGGCGGTGCGCACCTATGTCACGCGCTTCGACGACGATGTGATCCGCGACGCCATCCTGCGCGAGCTGCGCCGCGGCGGCCAGGTGTTCTTCGTGCACAACCGCGTGCAGAACATCGACGCCATGGCTGAATTCGTGCAGACCCTGGTGCCTGAGGCCAAGGTCGCCGTCGGCCACGGCCAGATGAGCGAAAAGCAGCTCGAAGAGGTGATGATCGGCTTCATCGAAGGCAAGAGCAACGTGCTGGTATGCAGCACCATTATCGAAAACGGTCTCGACATACCGCGCGCCAACACCATCCTCATCAATCGCGCCGACTGCTTCGGGCTGGCCCAGCTCTACCAGCTGCGCGGCCGCGTGGGACGCTCGCGACACCGCGCCTACGCCTATCTGCTGATTCCCGGCGAGGCCACCCTGACCCGCGAGGCGCGCGAGCGCCTGCGCATCCTGCAGGAACTCTCCGATCTGGGCGCCGGTTTCCGCATCGCCAGCCACGACCTGGAGCTGCGCGGCGCCGGCGACCTGCTCGGCGCCAACCAGTCGGGACAGATCGCCGCCATCGGCTTTGAGATGTACACCGAGCTGCTCGAGGAAACCATCGCCGAATTGCAGGGACAGGCGCGCGAGGAAAAGATCGATCCCGACATCCGACTGGGCTTAAGTGCCTTTCTCCCGGAAAAGTACATGCCCGATCCCAACCAGCGCCTGGTGTTCTACAAAAAACTCGCCGCCGCCGAGGACGACGAAACCCTCTACGCCGTGGCCGACGAGCTGCGCGACCGCTACGGCGAACTGCCCGCCCCCGCGCAGCTGCTGCTCGAGGTGATGAAGCTGCGCGTGCTGATGAAGCGGCTGCGCGTCGAGTCGGCCGAATACACCGGGCGCCACCTGCTGCTCGGCTTTCAGGCCACCACGCCGGTGCCCCCGGAAAAGATCCTCGCCTGTCTGCAGAAACCCGGCGGCAACTACCGGTTCACCCCCGATTATCGCCTGAGCATCGACCTCGGCCGCATGGCGCGGGAAGAGGTCCTGGACGTCGCCAAAAAAGAATTGCAAGGGTTTTGTCAGCTATGA